One Serpentinicella alkaliphila DNA segment encodes these proteins:
- a CDS encoding S-layer homology domain-containing protein, with translation MLKKATILLVIILFFSLCLSYAQYLDIDNHWSADSVYWATNDVKIFKGYPDGTFRPEEHITRAQYIALLNRILESKNGYTNNNADTILSYIDIDNTHWAYKEIEHFSSAIDSLGFANISLEDIFIGNRLYPNRKISRFEAAILTRAITTPPIYIQSNKFDDIPVNIRFFNELSELVNNGIILGFNNKFRPYDYVTRAESATIIKRIYNDLDYVSNNILTVLPIEEKINKNYPLFSINLNGGQLSIEDRLFIDAITSLEYKEFIGFIPFEEQHLYDLTPIKTLWELKQKKYKNLLGVNYYILKYDNSINDVNKADILEETLSYYVSVDESFVDGIYNLLLYAYENIEYVNIDLLKNAIEKFYTASHTQEKIYSGVLLSIIHYKLNNIKEAKEIHTNLLNTDNLDIRLETHLALNKTYLEYKASGKSRALEYLEDIISELRENRQFSMYSDELDSNYTSFKKQLLMEP, from the coding sequence ATGTTAAAAAAAGCAACGATTCTTTTAGTTATAATTCTGTTTTTCAGTTTATGTTTAAGTTATGCCCAGTATTTAGACATAGACAACCATTGGAGTGCTGATAGTGTTTATTGGGCTACTAATGATGTAAAAATATTTAAGGGGTATCCAGACGGAACTTTTAGACCAGAAGAGCATATAACAAGAGCACAATATATAGCATTATTAAATAGGATTTTAGAAAGTAAAAATGGCTATACGAATAATAACGCTGACACAATTCTAAGTTACATAGACATTGATAATACTCACTGGGCATATAAAGAAATAGAGCATTTTTCAAGTGCTATTGATTCCTTAGGATTTGCAAATATTTCCTTAGAGGACATCTTTATTGGTAATAGACTATATCCTAATAGAAAGATATCTAGATTTGAAGCTGCTATTTTAACAAGAGCCATTACAACACCTCCTATTTACATTCAGAGCAATAAATTCGATGATATTCCGGTTAACATTAGGTTTTTTAATGAATTAAGTGAGTTAGTAAACAATGGAATAATACTAGGCTTCAATAATAAATTTAGACCATATGATTATGTGACTAGAGCTGAATCAGCAACAATTATAAAACGTATTTATAATGATCTAGATTATGTAAGTAATAATATATTAACAGTACTACCAATAGAAGAAAAGATTAATAAAAACTACCCTTTATTTTCAATAAATTTAAATGGTGGGCAGCTTAGTATAGAGGATAGATTATTTATTGATGCAATAACTTCCTTAGAGTATAAAGAGTTTATAGGTTTTATACCTTTTGAAGAGCAACATTTGTATGATTTAACTCCAATAAAAACCTTATGGGAATTAAAACAGAAAAAATATAAAAATTTATTAGGTGTTAATTACTACATTTTAAAATATGACAATTCTATAAATGATGTTAATAAAGCTGATATTTTAGAAGAGACATTATCATATTATGTTAGTGTGGATGAGAGTTTTGTAGATGGTATATATAATTTACTATTATACGCTTACGAAAATATAGAATATGTTAATATAGATTTATTAAAGAATGCAATAGAAAAGTTTTATACAGCTTCACATACACAAGAAAAAATTTATAGTGGAGTACTATTGTCCATAATCCACTATAAGCTAAATAATATTAAGGAAGCTAAGGAAATACATACCAATTTATTAAATACTGATAATTTAGATATTAGACTTGAAACTCACTTAGCTTTAAATAAAACGTATCTTGAATACAAAGCCTCTGGTAAAAGTAGAGCTTTAGAGTACTTAGAAGATATAATTTCAGAATTACGTGAAAATAGGCAGTTTAGTATGTATAGTGATGAGCTAGACTCTAATTATACATCATTTAAAAAACAGCTATTAATGGAACCGTAG
- a CDS encoding asparaginase, which yields MNKPKVAIIFTGGTISMSVDPRIGAAIPSLSNEQILALVTNIDRYAEIETIDFSNIPGPHMDPDMMMKLRELVIQNLDRADICGVIITHGTDTLEETAYLLDLSIDSTKPIVMVGAMRNSSELGYDGPSNLAAAVCTAISPQSHNKGTLVVMNNDVNAASEVTKTNTLSLDTFKSLEFGALGIVDGDDVIFHRKVVNRQHIITEKIDTNVELIKCVAGMDSNLINHCVNSGVSGLVIEGLGRGNVPPKMLSGIKNAIDKGIAVVLISRCPTGRVMHNYGYEGGGNDLRKMGVIFGGDLPGQKARIKLMLALGKTKDLHTVRELIENYQYR from the coding sequence ATGAATAAACCTAAGGTTGCTATAATATTTACGGGTGGCACCATATCTATGTCTGTTGATCCGAGAATTGGTGCTGCAATCCCATCTTTATCGAATGAACAAATTCTAGCATTAGTTACAAATATAGATAGATATGCTGAAATTGAAACTATAGATTTTTCAAATATTCCTGGACCACATATGGACCCAGATATGATGATGAAACTAAGAGAACTAGTAATTCAAAATCTGGATAGAGCTGATATTTGTGGGGTTATTATAACCCATGGTACAGATACTTTAGAAGAAACAGCATACCTACTTGATTTATCTATTGATTCTACTAAACCTATAGTTATGGTAGGTGCCATGAGAAATAGTTCTGAGCTAGGATATGACGGGCCTAGTAATTTAGCTGCAGCAGTATGTACTGCTATATCCCCTCAAAGTCATAATAAAGGTACTCTAGTTGTTATGAATAACGATGTTAATGCTGCCAGTGAGGTCACTAAAACAAATACACTTAGTCTAGATACATTCAAATCCTTAGAGTTTGGTGCCTTAGGTATAGTAGACGGTGATGATGTGATTTTCCATCGAAAAGTTGTTAATAGGCAGCATATAATAACTGAGAAAATAGACACTAACGTTGAACTAATTAAATGTGTAGCAGGAATGGATTCAAATCTAATAAACCATTGTGTTAACTCTGGAGTAAGCGGTCTTGTTATTGAAGGTCTAGGAAGGGGAAATGTACCCCCTAAAATGCTATCCGGTATTAAAAATGCTATAGATAAAGGCATAGCTGTTGTTTTAATATCTAGATGTCCTACAGGAAGAGTGATGCACAATTATGGATATGAGGGTGGGGGTAATGATCTTCGTAAAATGGGTGTTATTTTCGGCGGGGATTTACCAGGACAAAAAGCTAGAATTAAACTAATGTTGGCCTTAGGTAAAACAAAGGATCTACATACAGTTAGAGAGTTAATAGAGAATTATCAATATAGATAG
- a CDS encoding lactate utilization protein: protein MDEKVRELISKLEERGIKTKYFRTKEEVKKEITTEINPDMVVGIGGSMTIKELEIYRDLQSKQAKVYWHWMVRPEERDEVRRKASFTSDIFLTSTNAITEQGELVNIDGVGNRISAMYYGPKKVIIVCGKNKICKNQSSAISRIKNISCPQNAKRLGLETPCAIEGICKDCDSEERMCNVTTIINRKPKNIDLNIYFVDQELGF from the coding sequence ATGGACGAAAAAGTAAGAGAATTAATTTCTAAACTTGAGGAAAGAGGAATAAAGACAAAATATTTTAGAACAAAAGAAGAAGTTAAAAAAGAGATAACAACAGAAATTAATCCAGATATGGTTGTTGGTATAGGGGGCTCTATGACTATTAAAGAACTTGAAATATATAGGGATTTACAGTCAAAACAAGCTAAAGTTTATTGGCATTGGATGGTTAGGCCAGAGGAAAGAGATGAAGTTAGAAGAAAGGCCTCATTTACTTCAGACATATTTTTAACAAGTACAAATGCTATAACTGAGCAAGGTGAATTAGTAAATATAGATGGAGTGGGAAATAGAATAAGTGCAATGTATTATGGGCCTAAGAAGGTGATTATTGTTTGCGGTAAAAATAAAATTTGCAAGAATCAATCATCAGCAATTTCTAGAATTAAAAATATTTCCTGTCCACAAAATGCTAAAAGACTTGGACTAGAAACACCATGTGCCATAGAAGGAATATGTAAAGACTGTGATTCTGAAGAGAGAATGTGTAATGTGACTACAATAATTAATAGAAAGCCAAAGAACATTGACCTTAATATTTATTTTGTAGACCAGGAATTAGGTTTTTAA
- a CDS encoding cysteine desulfurase family protein — protein sequence MEVYLDNAATTRPKDEVIEAISWALKNLYANPSSLHRKGLEVEKEIKECRKVVARALGCSDKEVVFTSGGTESNSLAINGLIMANRRSGNHIITTKTEHKSVLNTFEHLSSNGFEVTYLDVDREGFISLERLKESMRPDTLLVSIMHANNETGTIQPIMEIGEIIKKINRNTLFHVDGIQGFGKIKFNVKQANVDTYALSGHKIHGPKGIGALYIKSGVKIQPNLLGGSQENNLRAGTENVPGIVGLAKAASLISEENIEYMRGLKAYLVKSLHECIDDIHFNNGINDNFTPHIINVSFKGIRSEIMLHSLEQDGVYVSSGSACTSRKKDFSHVLKAMGLKEDIIDSAIRISISYTNTREEIDYAVDKINKHLNDLRKIIKR from the coding sequence ATGGAAGTTTATTTAGACAATGCGGCTACCACAAGACCTAAGGATGAGGTTATAGAGGCTATTTCTTGGGCTCTTAAAAATTTATATGCAAACCCATCTTCTCTACATAGAAAGGGCTTGGAGGTTGAAAAGGAAATAAAAGAATGTAGAAAAGTAGTAGCTAGAGCACTAGGCTGTAGTGATAAGGAAGTGGTTTTTACCTCTGGTGGAACTGAGTCAAATAGCTTAGCAATTAATGGTTTGATTATGGCTAATAGAAGATCAGGAAATCATATTATTACAACCAAAACAGAGCATAAATCTGTTCTAAATACTTTTGAACATCTAAGTAGTAATGGCTTTGAAGTAACCTATTTAGACGTTGATAGAGAGGGCTTTATATCTTTAGAGAGGTTAAAAGAGTCTATGAGACCGGATACGCTTTTAGTAAGTATAATGCATGCAAATAACGAAACCGGGACTATACAACCAATTATGGAAATTGGAGAAATTATAAAAAAGATAAATAGAAATACTTTATTCCATGTAGATGGAATTCAAGGTTTTGGAAAAATAAAGTTTAACGTAAAACAGGCTAATGTGGATACATATGCACTAAGTGGCCATAAAATTCATGGGCCAAAAGGTATAGGTGCCCTATATATTAAATCTGGAGTTAAAATTCAACCAAATTTATTAGGTGGCAGCCAAGAAAATAATTTAAGAGCAGGGACAGAAAATGTGCCAGGTATTGTTGGTCTGGCTAAAGCAGCTAGTTTAATTAGTGAAGAAAATATTGAATATATGAGGGGCTTAAAAGCATATTTAGTTAAGAGCTTACATGAGTGTATTGATGATATACATTTTAATAATGGGATAAATGATAATTTTACTCCCCATATTATAAATGTCTCATTTAAAGGCATTAGAAGCGAAATAATGCTTCATAGCTTGGAGCAGGATGGGGTATATGTATCATCAGGTTCTGCCTGCACCTCTAGGAAAAAGGATTTTAGTCATGTCTTAAAGGCTATGGGGTTAAAAGAAGATATAATTGATAGTGCTATAAGAATAAGTATAAGTTATACTAATACAAGAGAAGAGATTGACTATGCAGTTGATAAAATTAATAAGCATTTAAATGATTTAAGAAAAATAATTAAGAGGTGA
- the thiI gene encoding tRNA uracil 4-sulfurtransferase ThiI — protein MGKVVIVRYGEISLKGLNRRFFEDKLLKHVRIAVSDLGKPRVYKEHSRIYVEAQNGNEVEIVERIRKIFGIVSISIANRFEVNMDTIKEYVKNEIEVAIEKRNTKTFKIETKRADKNFPMDSLEINRELGAYILDEFEDIQVDVHNPDILVTVEIRNSAFVYSEKIYGFGGLPLGTNGKAMLLLSGGIDSPVAGWLVGKRGVQIEAIHFHSYPFTSDRAKEKVVELAKILSRYFGKFRLHSINLLPIQKEINEKCPEEEMTILARRFMMKIAERVAINRGCEALVTGENIGQVASQTIQSLNVTNSAVQIPVFRPLITMDKMEIVDLAKKLDTYETSILPFEDCCTVFLPKRPVTKPRLDKILASEQLLDEERLINEAMDNIVVEDIYLDEI, from the coding sequence TTGGGTAAAGTAGTTATTGTAAGGTATGGAGAAATTAGTTTAAAAGGATTAAATCGCAGATTTTTTGAGGATAAGCTTTTAAAGCATGTTCGAATTGCAGTTAGTGACTTAGGTAAACCTAGAGTATACAAAGAGCATAGTAGAATATATGTAGAAGCACAAAATGGTAATGAGGTTGAAATTGTTGAACGAATTAGAAAGATCTTTGGAATTGTATCTATAAGTATAGCTAATAGGTTTGAAGTTAATATGGACACAATAAAGGAATATGTAAAAAATGAAATTGAAGTGGCAATAGAAAAAAGAAATACTAAGACCTTTAAAATTGAAACAAAAAGAGCGGATAAAAATTTCCCTATGGATTCCCTTGAGATAAACAGAGAGTTAGGGGCATACATTTTAGACGAGTTTGAAGATATACAGGTTGATGTACATAATCCAGATATTTTAGTTACTGTAGAAATAAGAAATAGCGCATTTGTATATAGTGAAAAAATATATGGATTCGGTGGACTACCATTAGGAACAAATGGAAAAGCAATGCTGTTACTTTCTGGTGGTATAGACAGTCCTGTGGCTGGCTGGCTAGTTGGAAAAAGAGGGGTACAAATTGAAGCCATTCATTTTCATAGCTATCCTTTTACAAGCGATAGAGCAAAGGAAAAAGTTGTTGAGCTAGCTAAAATACTTTCAAGGTATTTTGGTAAATTTAGATTACACTCTATAAATCTTCTACCTATACAAAAAGAAATAAATGAAAAATGTCCTGAGGAGGAAATGACAATATTAGCTAGAAGGTTTATGATGAAAATCGCTGAAAGAGTTGCTATAAATAGAGGCTGTGAAGCACTAGTAACTGGGGAAAATATTGGACAGGTAGCAAGTCAGACTATACAAAGCTTAAATGTAACTAATAGCGCTGTACAAATTCCAGTATTTAGGCCTTTGATTACCATGGATAAAATGGAGATAGTAGACCTTGCTAAAAAACTAGATACATATGAAACTTCAATTTTACCTTTTGAGGACTGTTGTACAGTATTTTTACCAAAGAGACCTGTAACAAAACCTAGACTAGATAAGATTTTAGCTTCTGAACAATTGCTTGATGAAGAAAGGTTAATAAATGAAGCTATGGACAACATTGTGGTTGAGGATATTTACTTAGATGAAATATAG
- the moaC gene encoding cyclic pyranopterin monophosphate synthase MoaC produces the protein MSYSTRFNNEGRAIMVDVSNKLNTKREAIAKGSVYMNNETLQKIKDGDVKKGDVLSVSQVAGIMAAKRTGQLVPMCHNVNINAANIEFYLDDKNNKIDITAIISTTGKTGAGMEALTAVSVTALTIYDMCKSLDKTMKISDIRMIKKTGGKSGDYLYEG, from the coding sequence ATGAGCTATTCAACTCGATTTAATAATGAGGGTAGAGCAATAATGGTTGATGTTAGTAATAAGCTGAATACGAAAAGAGAGGCTATTGCTAAAGGTAGTGTATATATGAATAACGAAACTTTACAAAAAATTAAGGACGGAGACGTAAAAAAAGGAGATGTATTATCTGTTTCTCAAGTTGCAGGAATAATGGCAGCAAAGAGAACAGGCCAATTAGTTCCGATGTGTCATAATGTTAATATAAATGCCGCTAACATTGAATTTTATTTAGATGATAAAAACAATAAGATTGATATAACAGCGATAATAAGTACAACTGGGAAAACCGGTGCAGGAATGGAAGCTTTAACAGCGGTTTCTGTTACAGCTTTAACAATATATGATATGTGTAAATCCTTAGATAAAACAATGAAGATTTCTGATATAAGAATGATTAAAAAGACCGGAGGAAAATCTGGAGATTACTTATATGAAGGCTAG
- the spoIIAA gene encoding anti-sigma F factor antagonist — translation MNLDYEIVGNTLIVKLKGELDHHVAERIRADLDDSIIKNRCKNLIFNLSDMRFMDSSGIGVIIGRYKKISQFGGKVAVVQVSDKVDKIFNLAGLYRIINKYKTQNDALNSL, via the coding sequence GTGAACTTAGATTATGAAATAGTTGGTAATACACTAATAGTAAAACTTAAAGGGGAGTTAGATCATCATGTTGCAGAACGAATAAGAGCGGATTTGGATGATAGCATAATTAAAAATAGATGCAAAAATCTAATTTTTAATTTAAGCGATATGAGGTTTATGGATAGTTCCGGTATAGGTGTAATCATTGGGAGATATAAAAAAATCTCTCAATTTGGTGGAAAGGTTGCAGTAGTGCAAGTGTCAGATAAAGTAGACAAAATATTTAACTTAGCTGGTCTTTACCGAATTATAAATAAGTACAAAACTCAAAATGATGCATTGAATAGTTTATAA
- the spoIIAB gene encoding anti-sigma F factor, whose protein sequence is MAYKNHMKLQFDSKSQNEAFARVVAAAFAAQLDPTIEEIADIKTAVSEAVTNAIIHGYEDHMGSVLLECSINDDILEIIIEDNGKGIEDIQQAREPLFTSKPELERSGMGFTVMETFMDEVEVISEIGKGTRVRMIKKFNSLKEE, encoded by the coding sequence ATGGCATATAAAAATCATATGAAATTACAGTTTGACAGTAAGTCTCAAAATGAAGCATTTGCCAGAGTTGTTGCCGCAGCTTTTGCAGCTCAATTAGATCCAACAATTGAAGAAATAGCTGATATTAAAACTGCGGTATCTGAGGCAGTTACAAATGCTATTATTCATGGGTATGAGGATCATATGGGAAGTGTTTTATTAGAATGTAGTATAAATGATGATATTTTAGAAATAATTATAGAAGATAATGGGAAAGGTATAGAGGATATCCAACAAGCTAGAGAACCTTTGTTTACTTCTAAACCTGAGTTAGAACGTTCTGGCATGGGATTTACTGTTATGGAGACTTTTATGGATGAAGTAGAAGTTATCTCTGAAATAGGAAAAGGTACTAGGGTAAGGATGATAAAGAAATTTAATAGCCTTAAAGAAGAGTAA
- the sigF gene encoding RNA polymerase sporulation sigma factor SigF — translation MNIPALSGESNEILEHKDTMDLIIRAQKGDVRAQEILVSNNLGLVRSIINRFGNRGYEKEDLFQLGCIGLIKAIKKFDISYDVRFSTYAVPMIIGEIKRFLRDDGIIKVSRSLKQVANKVRISKEKLFQELGREPTLNEIANDLELTKEEIVMALESNVQPEYLYDVIHHDDGSPIHLIDKVSESKVEEDTELIDRLVLQDILAKLDQRERQIIIMRYFKDKTQTQIAEILGISQVQVSRIEKKVLNVMKDLMRKT, via the coding sequence ATGAATATTCCAGCCTTATCAGGGGAGAGTAACGAAATTTTAGAACATAAAGATACGATGGACCTTATAATAAGGGCACAAAAGGGAGATGTCAGAGCTCAGGAAATATTGGTTAGTAATAATTTAGGTCTAGTTCGAAGTATAATAAATAGGTTTGGAAATAGGGGATATGAAAAGGAGGATTTATTCCAATTAGGCTGCATTGGACTAATTAAAGCAATTAAAAAATTTGATATAAGCTATGATGTTAGATTCTCTACTTATGCGGTTCCTATGATAATTGGAGAAATTAAAAGGTTTTTAAGGGATGACGGTATAATAAAAGTGTCAAGGTCTTTAAAGCAAGTAGCTAATAAAGTGAGAATTTCGAAAGAAAAACTATTTCAAGAGTTAGGTCGAGAACCAACCTTAAATGAAATTGCTAATGATCTAGAACTAACAAAAGAGGAAATTGTTATGGCTTTAGAATCAAATGTACAACCAGAATACTTGTATGATGTTATTCACCATGATGATGGATCACCAATACATTTGATTGATAAAGTAAGTGAAAGTAAGGTAGAGGAAGATACGGAATTAATTGATAGGCTTGTTCTTCAGGATATACTAGCAAAGCTAGATCAAAGGGAAAGGCAAATAATAATAATGAGATATTTTAAAGATAAGACACAGACTCAAATAGCTGAAATACTAGGTATTTCACAAGTACAAGTATCGAGAATTGAAAAGAAAGTATTAAATGTAATGAAAGATTTAATGAGGAAGACTTAA
- a CDS encoding stage V sporulation protein AA, which translates to MQDYKEVYVQSKGKAIIAPKNRIQLKEIVDIYAKNNLKEEIENIVYIIEDLNMNNTYIISLITIVNLIKSKFQDTTIIVIGDSEVVLNFKDKHLQNHTKYVGLRVALISFILFIGAITAIINFHSDVNMSEAHKTIYKVVTGVESDTPYLLQIPYSIGIGVGMSVFFNHVFKKRINNEPSPLEVEMYLYQQNMDEYIKDNSKNNK; encoded by the coding sequence ATGCAGGATTATAAAGAAGTATATGTACAATCTAAGGGTAAAGCTATTATAGCACCAAAAAATAGAATACAACTTAAAGAAATAGTTGATATATATGCTAAGAACAATTTAAAGGAAGAGATAGAGAACATAGTATATATAATAGAAGACTTAAATATGAATAATACCTATATTATAAGTCTAATTACTATAGTAAATTTAATAAAAAGTAAATTTCAAGATACTACAATAATAGTAATTGGCGATTCAGAAGTTGTTCTAAATTTTAAAGATAAGCATTTACAGAATCATACGAAATATGTTGGGTTAAGAGTTGCGTTGATTTCATTTATACTCTTTATCGGAGCTATAACAGCTATTATTAATTTTCACTCTGATGTGAATATGAGCGAAGCACATAAAACTATATATAAAGTAGTTACAGGGGTGGAAAGTGATACACCATATTTGTTGCAGATACCTTACTCTATTGGAATAGGCGTTGGTATGTCAGTATTTTTCAATCATGTGTTTAAGAAAAGAATTAATAATGAACCTAGTCCATTAGAAGTTGAAATGTATTTATACCAACAGAATATGGATGAGTATATTAAAGATAATAGTAAAAATAATAAGTAA
- a CDS encoding stage V sporulation protein AB: MQYILVPIIGLANGIIVGSGIVALITLLDIVPRLAQLTKTYRYIREYEYILIIGSTIAAFLSLTRLSLHLGFVLVVIIGFFNGFFIGMLASALAEVMNVIPVIVRRFKIDGYVIYILYSLVLGKVIGSLIHWIFLPKIR; encoded by the coding sequence ATGCAATATATTTTAGTACCTATAATTGGTTTAGCAAATGGAATAATTGTTGGAAGTGGAATAGTTGCTTTAATAACTTTATTAGATATAGTACCCAGATTAGCTCAATTAACAAAGACCTATAGATATATTAGAGAATATGAGTATATTTTAATAATTGGGAGTACTATAGCTGCCTTTTTATCCTTAACTAGACTTTCTCTACATTTAGGGTTTGTTTTAGTTGTAATTATCGGTTTCTTTAATGGTTTCTTTATTGGAATGTTAGCTTCTGCCCTTGCAGAGGTTATGAATGTAATACCAGTTATAGTTAGAAGATTTAAAATAGATGGCTATGTTATATATATTTTATATTCATTAGTATTAGGAAAAGTAATTGGATCATTAATTCACTGGATATTTTTACCAAAAATTAGGTAG
- a CDS encoding stage V sporulation protein AE: protein MDEKREIILVTDGDVCAKKAIEKAVQQIGGRCISKSGGNPTPINSSQMIKLIKSAKYDPVVVMVDDEGNQNYGIGEKIIYDLYSHPDIDIIGVLVVASNTPYVKGVHVDFSVDASGNIVRNAVDKEGDPIKGKILFGDTVDIVDECKFPLVVGIGDIGKMKGKDDICKGAPIVTKALKEIINRHKEKDSKLLH from the coding sequence ATGGACGAAAAAAGAGAAATAATACTAGTAACTGATGGGGATGTATGTGCTAAAAAAGCAATTGAAAAGGCAGTGCAACAAATTGGTGGTAGATGTATTTCTAAATCAGGTGGAAATCCAACGCCTATTAATTCATCTCAAATGATTAAACTAATAAAAAGCGCAAAGTATGACCCTGTAGTAGTTATGGTAGACGACGAGGGAAATCAAAACTATGGAATTGGTGAAAAGATAATATACGATTTGTATAGTCATCCAGACATTGATATTATAGGGGTACTAGTAGTCGCATCAAATACACCGTATGTAAAGGGTGTACATGTTGATTTCTCAGTTGATGCATCTGGTAATATAGTTAGAAATGCAGTAGATAAAGAAGGGGACCCAATTAAAGGGAAAATACTTTTTGGTGATACGGTTGATATAGTAGATGAATGCAAGTTTCCACTAGTTGTAGGAATCGGCGATATTGGGAAAATGAAGGGTAAAGATGATATTTGTAAAGGTGCACCTATAGTAACAAAAGCTCTAAAAGAAATTATAAATAGACATAAGGAAAAAGACTCTAAACTTTTGCATTAA